The following nucleotide sequence is from Allocatelliglobosispora scoriae.
CGTCGCGATGAGCTGGGCGAGCACCACCACCGGCGCCCGGGTGCGCACGCCCCGCTGGACGTTGATCCTGGTCCGCAGCACCCGCTCCTCGAGGTCGGTGGGAGCGGACCGGCGCAGCACCCCGGCGAGCTTCGCGACGATGCGCTGCAGGCGGCGGGCGAAGCGGTGGGCGAGGTCCTCCCGGCGCAGCAGCAGCCACGGCACGCCGACGAGCAGCGCGAACGCCAGCAGGCCCAGGCCGAGCTGGATGGCCTCGTCGCTGCCGCCGCGGCCGGTGATGAGCACCGCCGAGGTGCCGACGACGGGCAGGATCAGGATCGTCAGGTAGCGCCCGATCCCGGCGAGCGCGATCGAGGTGGTGACCTGATCGGACTCGAATCCCCAGGACCGGTACATCGCGAAGCGGACCGCGAGGTCGGCCCCGGTGGGGAAGAGCGCGGTGAGGAAGTTGCCGCACAGCGTGCTCTGCGTACCGTGGAACCAGCTCAGCCCGGGCAGCGCGACGACGGCGGACCAGCCGTTCGCCGCGATCGCGAGCAGGCCCAGGCCCAGCAGCAGTGCGAACTCGCCGGTGGTGAGCGAGCGCAGCGTCGCCCAGATCTCGGCGTAACTGGCGATGCCCGGCAGCACCCAGATGAAGACGACGGCGACGGCGACGAGCCCCAGTACCCAGACGATCTTGTCGCGGCGGCTCATCCCCATAAGTTACGTCAAGGGTCCCACCAGGGCGGACATGCTCGTCACAAATCAAGGTGATGGCTTTCACCCCGGCGTGCTCTCATGAGGTCCGAGGATGAAGGAGGTCCACATGCTGGAGATCCGTCGAGCGACGACGATGGCCGAGGTCGTCGCCGCCGAGCCGCACTTCGACGGCGAGGTCCTGCCCGAGGCGGCCGAGCGGTTCCTCGGCGAACCGGGGCACCACCTGCTCGTCGCCTACGTGGACGGGGTGGCGGCGGGCATGATCACCGGAGTCGAGACGACGCATCCGGACAAGGGGACCGAGATGTACCTCTACGAACTCGGCGTCGGCGAGGAGCACCGGCGGCAGGGGATCGGGCGCGCCCTGGTGACGGCGCTCGCCGACCTCGCCCGGGAGCGCGGCTGCCACGCGATGTGGGTGCCGGTCGACTCGGACAACGAGGCGGCGATCGCCACCTACCGCTCCGCCGGTGCGAACGAGATCGCGACGATCACCGCGCAGTCCTGGACGCTGCGTTCATAGGAGCTCCTAGGCGGGATCCCGCCGGAAGCGCCGCGCCACCATGGAGCTCACGATGAAGCTCATCACGAGGGCGACGATCACGGCGACCCCGATGATCGATTCCCAGAGGAGCGGATCGTCACCCTTGCCCTGCGAGACGTCGACGAGGATCTGCGCGGTGAGCATCAGCGCGGTCAGAGCGGTCAAGAGGCTGGTCGCGACCGATCGGGAGCTCTCCGCCGCCGCTCGGGCGAAGCCGACCAGGCCGGCGCCGAGGCCGATGCCGATCCCGGCGGCGAGCAGGGTGGAGCTGACGGCGAACGGAACCTCGACCAGCTCGTCGATGGAGAGTCCGATGAAGCCGATGAGGACGCCGACCGCGTCCCAGGGAGCGAACCGCCCGAGCCGGCGGGCTGCCGCCGCCCCGGCGAGCGTGGCGACGACACCCGCCGTGACCAGCCTCGCCGTGTGCGGCGGGAACGGCAGGTGGTGGATGAGCAGGGGTGCCAGCCCCACCATCAGCGCGGTGAGCCGGACCGCTGCGACACCGCCCTGCCGCATGGCGAAGTAGGCGAGCACCGAGCCCACCGCGATCGCGAGCGGGGTGAGTGCCTCCGCGGTGAGCTGCGAATCCGCCGTGGCGTCGGAGATGAGCACGGGAAGCAGCCACATCGAGCAGGCGGTGACCACGACCGCGACGAGGCTGAGGGACCGCCACGACCGCTCCGTCGTCCGGCCCTCAACGCCGCGGCCGACCAGTGCGGCGGCGAGGGCCAGCACGGCGAAGACGAGAAGGGTCCCCTCCCGCCAGGTGATCGGCAGATCGAGGTCGGCGCTGCGGTTGACGGCGATGCCGATCGATCCGACCACGGTACCGGTGCCGAGACCGAGGCCGATCGCCGTTCGGGTGCCGGATCGCGCGGTGCCGAAGGCCACCACCGTACCGGCGATCGCCAGCCCGGTCGCGACCGCGGCGATTGCGAAGAGGAGCTGCGGATCCGCCCCGGCGGCCGCGACGTTGCGATCGAAGCAGGCGGCGGCGATCGCGAAACCACCGGCGCTGAGCGCCCAGCCGTTGATCCGGAGTCCGTGGGCGGCCGCGACGGCGACCGCACCCGCGGCGATCGTGATGAGGGTCGCCGTGATGTAGAGCAGCAGATCCGTGGTGGGATAGTCCGATTGCCGCATCGCGGCGAGCCCCTGGAGTGCCTGTGCGGGCAGGGTGAGAACGCCCCAGAAGCCGATGAGGCAACCGGCGCCGAGCGCCGCGACGCCCTGCGTGATCACCGATCCCGGGTGCCCGCTGCTCGCCGTCATCGTGTCTCCCCATCCGCAGTGTGGCGAGCATCCTCGCACGGTCTGCGAAGTCCGGTCACCCCGGTGGTTCGACGCGCAACCCTTTCACAGCAGGGCTTCGAGCAGCTTCACCGCGTGGTCCGGGCCGGGCAGCGCCGCGAGTTCGTCGCGGAGCCGCTCGGCCGCCGCGCGATAGCCCGGGTCCGCGAGGACCGCCGCGACCGCCGCGCCGATCTCGGCGGGCGTCGCGCCGACCGGTTCGAGCACCCTCGCCACGCCCAGCGCCGCGCACCGGTCCGCGTTGGCCGGCTGGTCCGCGCCCATCGGAAACACCACGGAGGGTACGCCGTGAGTCAGCGCCCCGATGACGCTCCCCGAGCCGCCGTGCGACACGACTGCGGCGCACCTGGGCAGCAGTGCGGCCTGCGGGATGAACCTTTCGATCCGCACGTGCGATGGCTGCGGGCCGAACTCGGCCGGATCGATCTGCGCCCCGACGGTGACGATCAGCGTGATCGGCAGGCCGGTCAGCCCGGCGATGATCCGCTGGAAGAGGTCGCCGGACTCCACATTGAACTCCGTACCGAGCGTGGCGTAGACGATCGGCGCCGGTCCGAGCTGATCGAGCCAGGCCGGTGCGCTGCCGGTGTGCTCCCGCCGGACGGGCCGGATCGAGTGCGCGGTCGCCGGGAGCGGATGTGCCGGATCGCGAAAGCTCGGCGGCACGGGTGACAGGACGAGGTGGCGGCTGAGCATCGCCAGCTCCGGGTCCGGTGCCAGCCCGAAGCCGGCCCGGACCCCGTCGAGCGTCGCACCGATCAGTTCCGGCCGGGAGAAGTGCCCCGACGAGATGACCAGCACCGACGCGTACGGCAGCCCCAGCACCTCGGCCGCGATCATCGAGCCGAAGTCGGTCTCGTCGCAGACGATCAGGTCGGGCCGCCAGCGCCGGGCGAGGTCGCCGACGAGCTCGGCCCGCCGCCGCGCGAGCCGACCGGCGAAGTGGTCGCGGAACACCCGGTCCTCCCGCTCGACATCGACCGCGAGCAGCGGCGATCGCTCCGGCGGGCCGGTCGGCGGGTCGCCGGTCGGGATGGCGGTGAGCCCGGCGGCCTGGATCATCGGGGTGACGGCGGGGCGACCCGAGACGGCGACGGTGTGGCCCGCCGACTCGGCGGCCCGGGCGATCGGCAGCAGCGGGTCGGCGTGGCCGTTACCCCCGGCAAACGTAAACAGCATGCGCACCGGGACACCCTAGATCGCCACAACTCTTCAAGAGTTGGTCCCTAGGGCGGTGCCGGGTTGCCCGGAGCGCGCCAGGGGCGCCCGGGGCTCGCCAGGGGCGCCCGGGGCTCGCCAGGGGCGCCCGGGGCTCGCCAAGGTGCCGTGCCCCTTTAGCACCAACTCTTCAAGAGTTGTGGCGATCTTGGTGGTGGGTCAAGGGTCGGGCAAGGGTCGTCGGGGCGGTGCGGCGGCGGGTTTCCCCTAGCCTGGCGACATGTTGGTCGGGCGCGACGAGCTGCTGGCGGAGGTGCTCCGCCAGCTGGACCGGTGCGGGCGCGTCCTGGTCACCGGGCCGCCGGGCATCGGCCGGACGAGCCTGCTCGACGCCGCCTGCCGAGAGCTCCTCGCCGCCGGGCGGACCGTGTGGCGGATCAGCCCCGGGCCCGGCGACCGGACGACGCCGCACGCGGGCCTCTCCGAGCTGCTCAGCGCGGTGCCCGCCGATCAGATCGCCGCCCTTCCCGCGCCGCAGGCCGCCTCGATCAACTCCGTGCTGTGCCGGGACCGCGAGCGGCCGGACCCGATCGCGCTGCGCCTCGCCACGCTCGCCCTGCTGCGAGGTGCTGCCGAACCCGTCGCGCTCGTCCTCGACGATCTGCACCGGCTCGACGAAGCGAGTGCCGAGGTGCTGGCCTACGCGGCCCGCGGGCTCGGGGCGGGGCTAGTGCTGTCGCGACCGGGGACGCAGGCAGCGCCCCACGGGCTGGACCGGGACGCGACGGAGATCGTCGTGCCGAGCCTGGACTCCGGCCACATGGTGCAGCTTCTCGACGCGCACGGGCTCACCTGCCGGGCCGCCGGCCAGGTGCACGCGGCGAGCGGCGGCATCCCCCGGCTCGCCCTGGCGATCGGTGCGGCGGCCCACGGCTCCTCGGCCGGCTCGTCCCGGGTGCCCCGCTCGGTCGCCCTGCTCTGCCGGGAACTCCTGGCACAGGTGCCGGCACCGGCAGGCCGGTTCCTGCTCGCCGCCGCGCTCAGCGCGGGCACCTCGATCCACGTGCTGCGCCGGGCCGGTCTGTTCCCGGGTGACGAGGTGCTCGCCCTCGCCGAGCTCGCCGGTCTGGTGCTGGTCGACGCCGAGGAACGGGTCACCGTCCGGGCGGGCGCCCTGGCGGCGACGGTGATCGGCGACGCCGCCGAGGACGAGGTGATGGCGTGCCACCGGGCACTCGCCGACGCCGCGTTCGACGAGCCCACCCGGCTGTGGCACGCCTCGATGACCGTGCGCGAGGACGGGGCGGCGGCGCAGGCCCTCGCCGCGGCCCGCCTGGCGAGCCGGGCGCAGGGCAACCCGCGCCGGGCCGCAGAGGTCGCGCTGCGCGCAGCCGAGCTCGCCCCGGCCGACTTCGACCGGTCCACGATCGTGGGGTGGCTGAGCGACGCCGCCGCGGACGCCGGGATCGCCGGGGACGCGCAGCTCGTCCGGCGGGCACTCGCCGGGCTCGAACGCCACCAGGCGCCCCCCGCCGAGCGGGCCCGGGCCCGGCTCGCCGTCTTCGACGTGGCCGGTCAGGACATCGACGACTGCGACGAGCTGCTCTCCACCGTGCTCGTCGAGGCGACCGGTCACCCCGGCCTGCTCTCCGCCGCCCACCTGCGGCTGGCGATCCGGGCCAACATCGCCGAGGGCTCCCCGCGCCGGGCCACGTCGCATGCTCGACGAGCTGTTCAGTACGCCGTGATCGCCGCCGACCGCCAGGCGGAGGTGAAGGCGCTGACCTACCTGGCGCGGATGCAACGGGTCATCGGGGACGTGTCGGCGGAGGAGACCCTGGCGACCGCGCTCGCCGTGCAGCTGCCGCAGTCGGAGATGCGGGTCTTCATCTCGCCGTGGTTCGTCTCGGCGAAGCACTCCCTCTTCGACGACCGGCTGCACGACGCCCGCCACGAGCTGCTCGCCCTGCTGCCGGTCGCCGATGCCACCGGGATGCCCGACGACCAGATCGAGGTGCTGCGGTGCCTCGCCGAGGTCGAGGCGAGGCTGGGCCGCTGCGCAGCAGCCCTCGCCCATGCCCGCCGAGCCGTCGCGATCTCCGAGCGAACGGGCCTCTCACCCGGCCCGGCGTGGTATTCGGCCGCCATCGCCGAACTCGCCGGCGGCACCCTCGGCCGGGCCAGGGCACTCGCCGAGGGTGCGGTGCGAGCCTCCACGGAGGAGCGAGATCAGATCTACCTCGCCCGGGGCCTGCACATTCGCGGCCTGATCCAGCTCGCCTCGGGCGATGCGGCCGGTGCCGTGCGGTCACTGCGGACGGTCCGCGAGCTGGAGCAGGCGCAGGACGCCCGGGACCCGTCGCTGCTGCGCTGGCACGGTGACTTCGCCGAGGCGCTGATCGCGGTCGGGGCGGTGGAGGAGGCGACCGCCTTCCTCGCCGAGGTGCGACCGGTCGCGGCGGAGCTGTGCCGGATGGGCGTGCTCGCCGCGCTGGACCGGGCCGAAGGACTGCGGCTCTCCGTCACCGGCCTCTCGACCGAGGCGATCGACCTGCTGTGGCGGGTGGGGGAGAGCTTCGCCCGGCTCGGCATGCCGTTGGAGCAGGCTCGGACGCTGCTCGCGCTCGCCTCCGCGCAGCGGCGCAGGCGGCGGTGGGCGGCGGCGAGGGAGGCGACGCTGCTCGCCGACTCGATCTATCGGGAGCACGGGGCGAGCCCGTGGGAGCCGACGGCGGTGGAGTCACCCGCCTCGGCGGGGCTCGGTCTGACCCAGGCGGACCGCCGGCTCGTCGAGCTGGTGGCGTCGGGTGCGACCAACCGGGAGATCGCGCACGCCATGTTCCTCAGCGTGAAGACGGTCGAATCGTCGCTGACCCGGATCTACCGGCAGGTGGGGGTGCGGTCCCGGGTGCAGCTCTCGACCCTCGTCTCCTCGGGCAACGACAAGGGTTCTCCCTGATCCACCGGTCCACTTTGACCTGATTGCGCCGGTCGGCGTCACCGCCCGACCCCGTCCCGTCACACCCGCGACATCTGTGGCTCAGATCACGGCCACCGCTGTGACCTGCCCGGCCTGCGTTCCCGCTCGTCCTGCGTCCCCGCCTACGCAAGGGTTTTCTCCGTTTCGAAACAAATGAATATTCGGTTGGCTCCGCCCTAACCGCATCTGTGGTGCGGGCCAACAGAAGGAGTCACACCCATGAAGCACAGAGCCGGACTGGCGGCGGTGACGGCGGGACTGATCATCGCCGGCGGCGCCAGCATCGCTCTCGGGTTATCGGGCATGGCGGGCAGTTCGAACGCGGCCCCGCCGGCCGAGAACCTCGACCCCTACACGGTCGCCGTCGCCGCAGCGGATCGCGCGGCGGCGAGCGGCCTCGACGATCTGGGCAAGGGCGCCGCCGAGGAGTTCGACCGGCGGGCCGTCTACCGCGGTGGCAACCCCGGTGAGCAGGACGTGTACTACGTCTCCTATGACCGCACCTACCAGGGCATGCGGGTGGTGGGCGGGGACGCCGTCGTCGCCACCGACACGAAGGGCAAGGTGCTCAGCACGGTCTCGGCGACGAAGGGCGCGATCTCCGTCGGCACCCGCCCCGCGGTGGGGGCCACGGCGGCGAAGGCGACCGCCCGCACGGAGCTGACGAAGGTCGACGCCGTCGCCGAGCCGCAGCTCGTGGTGCTCGCCCTCGGCCAGCCGAAGCCCGTTCTCGCGTGGGACGTGGTCGTCTCCGGCCGCGACAACGGCAAGCCGAGCCGCCAGCACGTCTACGTCGACGCGACCAGCGGCAAGGTCGCGTACCACCAGGAGGAGATCCAGGCCGGTACGGGCACCGCGGTCTGGAGCGGCTCGAACCTGTCCTTCCCGACCTCCGGTTCGAGCGGCAACTACCAGATGAAGGACCCCAACCGGGGCAACATCAGCTGCGCCAACTACAGCGGCGGTACGGGTGCGATCTTCACCGACGCCGATGACGTCTGGGGCAGCACCAGCAAGACCGACAAGGTCGCGGGCTGCGTGGACGTGATGTACACGACGGCACACCAGTGGGACATGCTGTCGCAGTGGCTCGGCCGCAACGGGCTCAACGGCAACGGCGGCGGCTGGCCGTCCTATGTGGGCCTGTCCGACCAGAACGCCTACTGGGACTACGTGCCCAACGCGACCCTCTTCGGCACCAACGCCGCCAACTACTGGCTGACCGGCATCGATGTCGTGGCGCACGAGAACGGCCACGGCATCGACGAGAACACCCCCGGCGGCACCGCGCAGGAGTCCGGTCTGGGCGAGGCGACCGGCGACATCTTCGGCGCACTCACCGAGGCCTTCATCAACAGCTCGGTGGACACGCCGGACTACACGGTCGGTGAGATGGTCAACTTCTCCGGCAACGGCAAGCCGCTGCGCTACATGTACAACCCCTCCCTCGACGGACGCAGCCCCAACTGCTACTCCTCGTCGATCCCCAACACCGAGACGCACGACGCGGCCGGGCCGCTGAACCACTGGTTCACGCTGCTCGCCGAGGGCAACAGCCCCGGCAACGGCAAGCCCGACAGCCCGAGCTGCTCCGGCGGCCCGACCGGCCTCACCGGCGTCGGCATCCAGAACGCGGGCAAGGTCTTCTACAACGCGATGCTCCTGAAGACCTCCGGGATGACCTACAAGAAGTACCGGATCGCCACCCTCGCCGCGGCGAAGAACCTCGACTCCACCTGCGGTCTCTACG
It contains:
- a CDS encoding lysylphosphatidylglycerol synthase transmembrane domain-containing protein, producing the protein MSRRDKIVWVLGLVAVAVVFIWVLPGIASYAEIWATLRSLTTGEFALLLGLGLLAIAANGWSAVVALPGLSWFHGTQSTLCGNFLTALFPTGADLAVRFAMYRSWGFESDQVTTSIALAGIGRYLTILILPVVGTSAVLITGRGGSDEAIQLGLGLLAFALLVGVPWLLLRREDLAHRFARRLQRIVAKLAGVLRRSAPTDLEERVLRTRINVQRGVRTRAPVVVLAQLIATAASYFVLFASLRAVGLGPELLSGSEVLYAYAIGTIAGLVPITPGNIGVTELILVGVLGLGADELNAQIIAATLLFRIFVWLLPVPLGAVSFFWWRSRRAA
- a CDS encoding GNAT family N-acetyltransferase, with amino-acid sequence MLEIRRATTMAEVVAAEPHFDGEVLPEAAERFLGEPGHHLLVAYVDGVAAGMITGVETTHPDKGTEMYLYELGVGEEHRRQGIGRALVTALADLARERGCHAMWVPVDSDNEAAIATYRSAGANEIATITAQSWTLRS
- a CDS encoding glycosyltransferase; its protein translation is MLFTFAGGNGHADPLLPIARAAESAGHTVAVSGRPAVTPMIQAAGLTAIPTGDPPTGPPERSPLLAVDVEREDRVFRDHFAGRLARRRAELVGDLARRWRPDLIVCDETDFGSMIAAEVLGLPYASVLVISSGHFSRPELIGATLDGVRAGFGLAPDPELAMLSRHLVLSPVPPSFRDPAHPLPATAHSIRPVRREHTGSAPAWLDQLGPAPIVYATLGTEFNVESGDLFQRIIAGLTGLPITLIVTVGAQIDPAEFGPQPSHVRIERFIPQAALLPRCAAVVSHGGSGSVIGALTHGVPSVVFPMGADQPANADRCAALGVARVLEPVGATPAEIGAAVAAVLADPGYRAAAERLRDELAALPGPDHAVKLLEALL
- a CDS encoding helix-turn-helix transcriptional regulator, translating into MLVGRDELLAEVLRQLDRCGRVLVTGPPGIGRTSLLDAACRELLAAGRTVWRISPGPGDRTTPHAGLSELLSAVPADQIAALPAPQAASINSVLCRDRERPDPIALRLATLALLRGAAEPVALVLDDLHRLDEASAEVLAYAARGLGAGLVLSRPGTQAAPHGLDRDATEIVVPSLDSGHMVQLLDAHGLTCRAAGQVHAASGGIPRLALAIGAAAHGSSAGSSRVPRSVALLCRELLAQVPAPAGRFLLAAALSAGTSIHVLRRAGLFPGDEVLALAELAGLVLVDAEERVTVRAGALAATVIGDAAEDEVMACHRALADAAFDEPTRLWHASMTVREDGAAAQALAAARLASRAQGNPRRAAEVALRAAELAPADFDRSTIVGWLSDAAADAGIAGDAQLVRRALAGLERHQAPPAERARARLAVFDVAGQDIDDCDELLSTVLVEATGHPGLLSAAHLRLAIRANIAEGSPRRATSHARRAVQYAVIAADRQAEVKALTYLARMQRVIGDVSAEETLATALAVQLPQSEMRVFISPWFVSAKHSLFDDRLHDARHELLALLPVADATGMPDDQIEVLRCLAEVEARLGRCAAALAHARRAVAISERTGLSPGPAWYSAAIAELAGGTLGRARALAEGAVRASTEERDQIYLARGLHIRGLIQLASGDAAGAVRSLRTVRELEQAQDARDPSLLRWHGDFAEALIAVGAVEEATAFLAEVRPVAAELCRMGVLAALDRAEGLRLSVTGLSTEAIDLLWRVGESFARLGMPLEQARTLLALASAQRRRRRWAAAREATLLADSIYREHGASPWEPTAVESPASAGLGLTQADRRLVELVASGATNREIAHAMFLSVKTVESSLTRIYRQVGVRSRVQLSTLVSSGNDKGSP